A single region of the Candidatus Methanoperedens sp. genome encodes:
- a CDS encoding AbrB/MazE/SpoVT family DNA-binding domain-containing protein, giving the protein MKSKQRIVGITSKGQATIPVEMRRRHKLEKRALIVDTDKGLLILPVPRPEDEKGSLKALFDKKAHELLRNARKKDELREKALEEL; this is encoded by the coding sequence ATGAAATCAAAACAAAGAATAGTTGGTATTACATCAAAAGGCCAGGCAACAATTCCTGTTGAAATGAGACGGCGGCATAAACTCGAAAAACGGGCCCTCATAGTGGATACCGATAAAGGACTGTTGATTCTTCCAGTTCCAAGACCAGAGGATGAAAAAGGAAGCCTGAAGGCACTTTTTGATAAAAAAGCCCACGAACTCTTAAGGAATGCGCGAAAAAAGGATGAACTCCGGGAAAAAGCACTGGAGGAGCTTTGA
- a CDS encoding type II toxin-antitoxin system VapC family toxin, translated as MKYVFDTEVLLKFYLDEDGAQKILELFKSVQDKKIKGYISVINLTEFYYILYRKSPEIARQKVDNLLSFGLILSEIKDDELWREAGKLKAIHNIPLADAFAAATANHLKATLVAGKDADFEGVDVEMVRV; from the coding sequence TTGAAATACGTTTTTGATACCGAAGTATTGTTGAAATTTTATCTTGATGAAGACGGGGCGCAAAAAATACTGGAATTATTTAAGAGCGTTCAGGATAAAAAGATAAAGGGCTATATCAGCGTAATCAATTTAACTGAATTCTATTATATTCTTTATCGCAAAAGTCCTGAGATCGCAAGACAAAAAGTGGATAATCTTCTTTCTTTTGGATTGATACTATCTGAAATAAAAGATGATGAACTCTGGAGAGAAGCAGGAAAACTTAAGGCGATCCACAATATCCCGCTTGCTGATGCATTTGCTGCTGCGACTGCAAATCATCTGAAAGCCACCCTTGTTGCAGGAAAGGATGCTGATTTTGAAGGGGTCGATGTTGAGATGGTAAGGGTATGA